From the Phragmitibacter flavus genome, the window ACGTCGTTTCCGTCAACATCAAATTCCCACGATTGTGACGGAAAAACCGATGCCCGGCGCGCTGGTCCAGCCGACCTGATTGGCTCAATCTCAATAGTAGCTGCGGCGTGCGCTGCGACGGTAATAACGCTCGTTGCGTTGGTCCTGCGCTCCACCGATCACGTTACCGCCGATGGCCCCTGCGCCCGCTCCAATGGCGGCCCCTTCAAGGCCGCGGCCACTTTGGTGTCCGATGATGCCACCTGCAGCTGCACCACCCAAGGCACCGATCACGGTTCCGGTTCGGGCGTTGGGACCTGAAGAGCAGGAAGCAAATGAGAAAGCAGCCGTGAGGCTGACGGCGAGAAGGGTGATTTGTTTTTTCATGGTGTTCATAATAGATTCGGGGTTCGCGAAAGAGTTGGACGCACAGGCACCCATTTTCTTCAACCCGACCCTTGCCATCGCTGCCGTATCAAGGCTCATTGCCCCTCCCGTCCGTTCTCCTTTAACGATCCCACCTTCATTCATGTCCGCCGAATCACTGCCACTCGACCGCCGGTTGAGACAGGAAATCCTTTTTGCCCGCGAACGCGTTTACCGCTTCGGCCAGCCCACTCCCCTCGAACGCCTCATCCTTCCCGGACCCGAACCCGCTCCGGAGATCTGGGTCAAACGCGAAGACTGCGCGTCCGTGAAATCCTACAAGTGGCGCGGTGCCTGCAACTTCATGGCCTCGCTCGCCCCCGAGCAAACCGCCTGCGGTGTCGTCACCGCCTCCGCCGGCAACCATGCCCAGGGCGTCGCCCTCGTCGCCCAGGCGTTGGGCATCCGCGCACGGGTTTACATGCCGCGCTCCACCCCGCGAGTCAAACAACAGGCCGTGCGTCACCATGGCGGCGAATGGGTGGAGATCATTCTCAGCGGCGACAGCTACGACGAAGCCGTCACCGCCGCGCGGGCCGACGAAGCAAGCACCGGCAGCCTCTACGTCCAGGCCTACGACGACCTCAAAGTCATGGCCGGTCAGGGCACCCTCGCCGATGAAGTCGTCCTCTCTGGACACGGACCCTTCGATGCCGCATTGCTGCAAATCGGCGGTGGTGGCATGGCTGCTGGCGTCTCCACCTGGCTCAAAACCTACTGGCCCAACATCGAAATCATCGGCGTCGAAGGCAACGGACAAAACTCCATGCAGGTCGCTCTCGAACAAGGCCACCCCGTCGCGCTCGATCGTGTCGACATCTTCTGCGACGGCACCGCAGTCCGCAAAGCAGGCGAACTTCCATTCGAAATCTGCCGCGACACCATCGACCGCATGGAGCTCGTGACCAACGCCGAGGTCAGCCATGCGATCCGCGTGCTCTGGGAAACCTTGCGCTGCATCTCCGAGCCCTCTGGAGCCATGGGACTCGCCGCCGTCATCAAAAACCGCGCCGCGCTAGCTGGCAAACGTGTTTTGATCGTCCTTTCCGGAGCCAACATCGACTTCCGCCAGCTCGGCCTCATTGCCCAGACCGATGGCGATACCCACACCCGCACCCTGCGCGTTCGCATCCCTGAACAAGCCGGGTCCATGCTCGCGCTCATCGATCGCTGTTTTGCCGGACTCAACATCAACGACTTCCAATACGGCAAACTCAACGCCGAAGAAGCCTGGCCCATCTTCACCATCAGTGCCGACAAGCCCGAAGTCCTGCAATGCCTCCCCGCCGTGCTCGACGCCGCCGGGTATCAGTGGCAGGACCTCACCAACGCCATCGACGTGACCTTCCGCGCCATTCCCCTTCGCGGCGACCTCCTGCAAAGCCCCGCCTTCCTGCGTCTCGACTTCTACGAACGCACCGGCGCGCTCCACGACTTTCTCAGCCAGTTGGTGCGCGACCACGCCAGCATTTGTTACTTCAACTACCGCCAGACCGGCGAACGCATCGGACGCGCCCTGCTCGGCCTCGACTTCAATTCCGCCACCCAACGCGACCACTTCCTCTCCACCATTCCCGAACAAGGCGAAGGTTATCGCAGCTGCAAACGCATCGACCAGGATGCCTTGGAACGACTGATTGGCCGGTAATTAATTTCCAGTCAGGGCTCTTTCGAGATCACGAGCGACGATCTTGCGCTCATCTTCGTGACGACCAATCATTCGCTCCAAAAAAATCGGGTCAGTCCGGAATGATCTTACACCCGACGCCCTCATCTCCTGTTCGTGTTTGAGTTCAAATTGAAGCCCCAAAATTTTACCGTCAATTTCATCGAGCCGACTTTTCAGTCTCTGAACAACCCGTTCGTCAGGCACGTAGGCGGGAGGTTCCACAACCTTCGATTCGGCGTCGCTTCTCACTTGTGACTTGAACAAATAGTCAGCATAAAAATTGCGGCCACTTTCGGTCGAATAGATCCAAAGCATGCATGCCGCCAAACCGAGAAGTAGGTATTTTGCCATCCTTAGGAGCACAGTTTCATGATCCATATCATGATCGTCAAGAAGAATTGAACTGAAGTCGCTGAACTGGACGGCGTGTTCCGATGATTTGTCGCCTCGCAAGAAACCCCTTGCACCGTTCCCCGCAAAAACGTATTTTGATGCCGTCAGTATTCAAAGCCCGCAGCTTTGAGGCCGAGAGCCACCTTCATCGGTGCCCGATCGAATGCGCACAATCATCAATCAACCCAACGCGCCCAAATGCCTCGTCATCCAGTGGAACCATTCTCTGGATTGCCTCCCTGCGACTTTGATCCCCCACACGCGGCCCAAGCTTGCTGAAACCGCCTGGGGACACTGCCTGCGAAGCCCCGCCCCAAGTTGCCCCGCAGCATCTCCGACTGTTTCGGAAATGCCCGCTCCAAGTAGAGCACGCTGCGCCACCGGCCACTTCGCGACCAACCCGATACCAACTACGAAAGAACATTCCGATGAGCGAATACAACAACAACGCGGGCGACCGTCCTCAAGGACGCGGCCGCAGCAACCGCCGCCCCGGCGGTCCACGCTCCTCCTCTTCCCGCAGCTCCTCAGGCTCAGGACGTGGAGGCTTCCGCCCCAGCCGTAAACCTCCTGAACCCACCGGGTTGCAGAAGTTTCTGACCATGATCACCTTTGGCCTCTACAAACCCCAAAGCGTCGCCCAAGTCAGATCATCCTCCTCAAGCCAAACCGGCAGCAGCAACCGCGAACCCGGCCCCATCGCCCGTTCCGACCGCGATGCCCGTGACGCCGCCCGCCGCGAAGGCCGTGAAAGCCGCCGAGATGGTCGCGAGCGCGAAGGCCGTGGCGATCGTGACAGCCGCGACCGTGACCGCGAAGGCCGCCCACCCCGCAGCAGCCAGGTTTCCACCGAAGTGCTCAACGAGCGCCTTTATGTCGGCAACCTCAGCTACGATGCCACCGAAAGCGACCTCTTCGAACTCTTCGCAGGCTCCGGCAGCGTCAAAAACTCCGAAGTCGTCGTCAACAGCCGCACCCAGCGCTCCAAAGGTTTTGCCTTTGTCACCATGATGACCCTCGACGGAGCCAAAAAAGCCGTCACCGACCTCAATGGCAAAGACTTCATGGGCCGTCCTCTCATCGTCGGCGGTGCCAAACCCATGCCTCCTCGTGAAGAACGTGGCGATCGCGACCGCGGTGAACGTTCCGATCGTGACGAACGCTCCGAGCGCAGCGAACCCGAAGAACGCCGTCCTACCGACGACGAAATCGAAGAGTCCCGCGACAAAGCCGAAGAAAGCGAGTCCAGCAGCCCCCAAGCTGTCGCCTAAGATTTCGACCCTTTTACAGAAACCGCCCGTCAGCCCAGTCTGGCCGGCGGTTTTTTTTATCCTTTATCCTTCAGCCCTTAGCCTTTCCCTTGTCCCCCATCTACCTCGTCGGCCCCACCGCTTCCGGCAAGTCCGCGCTTGCTATCGCGCTGGCCAACCATCTCGACGGCGAAATCGTCAACGCCGACGCCTTCCAGCTCTACCAAGGCATGCCGATCTGCACCGCCCAGCCGAGCGCGTCCGACTTCGCCCAAGCCCCTCATCATCTTTACGCCGTCCTCCCTGCCGAACAAACCTGCGACGCCGCCCGTTATGCCGACCTCGCCCGCCCCATCATCCAGCAAATCCAGGATCGCGGCAGAACCCCCCTCATCGTCGGAGGCAGCGGTCTCTATCTGAAAGCCCTCACCCACGGCCTCAGCGATCTCCCCAGCGATCCCACCCTGCGCGAAACCCTCGCCGCCTTCACGACCGAAGAACGCGTCGCTCAACTCCTTGCTCTCGATCCCCAATCCGCCGAAACCGTCAACCTCCGCAACGACCGCTACGTCAGCCGCGCCTTGGAGATCTGTCTCCTTACCGGTCAGCCCCAATCCCAACTGCGCCAGGCGTGGAAAATCCAAAGCGCCCCCACCTTCACCGGCCTCATTCTCCAATGGCCGCGACCTGGACTCAACGACCGCATCCTCCAGCGCACCCGTGCCATGATCAGCGCCGGTCTCCTCGAAGAAATCTCCGCCCTCCCCTCTCTCTCCACCACCGCCGCCCGCGCCATCGGCATCCGCGAAGTTCAATCCCATCTTCGCGGCGAACTCACCCTCGACGAAACCATCACCGCCATCGAAATCGCCACCCGCCAATACGCCCGCCGACAGGAAAAATGGTTCCGCCGCGAATCCGGCTTCATCCCCCTTCCCGTCGACCACACCCACACCCCCGATCAAATTCTCCAAACCGCCCTCGCAGCATTGAAATTGAAATCTTGATTTCAACACCGACAATCCGACCTCCCACTTCCGCGCCACTTTTCACTTCCCACTTTTCCCTTTCTTCAATGCCCGCCTCCCACACCGTCCGCGTCGATCTCGCTGAACGCAGCTACGACATTCTCGTCGGCAAAAACCTACTCGCCCAATCCGGCCCCCTCGCCACCGACCTCCTCAATCGCAAAAAGTGCGCCGTTGTCACCGACTCCAACGTCGCCCCGCTCTACGCCCAAATCGTCCTCGACAGCCTCACCTCCGTCGGCATCACCCCCACCCTCATCACCGTTCCCGCCGGCGAACCCAGCAAAAGCATGGCCGTCGTCGAAGACATCAACCGCCAGATGCTGCGCGCCGGACTCGACCGCAAAGCCTTCCTCATCGCCCTTGGCGGAGGGGTCATCGGCGACCTCGCGGGATTCGTCGCCTCCATTTTTCTGCGCGGCATCCCCTTCATCCAAATTCCCACCACCGTCCTCTCCCAAGTCGACTCTAGCGTCGGCGGTAAAACCGGCGTCAACACCCCCGAAGGCAAAAACCTCATTGGCACCTTTTCCCAACCCGCCCTTGTCCTCGCCGACACCGCCACCCTCGCCACCCTGCCTCCCCGCGAATACCGCGAAGGATTCGCCGAGATCATCAAACACGCCGCCATTCGCGACGCCGCCATGTTTGACCTCATCACCAAAACCGCCACCGACTCAACACTGCTCCCCGACCTCATCGCCCGTAACGTCGCCATCAAAGCCCGCATCGTCGAAGCCGACGAACACGAACTCAACGGCACCCGCGCCCTCCTCAACTTCGGCCACACCCTTGGTCATGCCATCGAAGCCACCGCCGGCTACGGTCAACTCTTCCACGGCGAAGCCATCTCCCTCGGCATGATCGCCGCCACCCACCTCAGCGTCCAGCACAGCGGACTCCCCCTCAGCGACGCCGAAGAAATCTTCGCCCTCCTCAAACTCTACCAACTCCCCACCCAACTCCCTTCCTCGCTGCTCACGGACCCCATCTTGAAACACATGCAGCACGACAAAAAATTCAGCGAAGGTCAAATACGCTTCGTCCTCCTGCGCGACCTCGGCGAAGCCTTCCTCACCAAAGACCTCACCCTGGCCCACCTCACCAGCGCCCTGGAACACCTGCGCAGCTAAAATTTAGCCTTTAGCCTTCATCCTTTATCCTTTCCCCCGAAATGACCTCCACCCACGCCCGGCTCGCCCTCAATCTTCTCCCAAAAATCGGGCCCATCCGCGTCCAGCGCCTCCTCGAAGTCTTCGGCACCCCCGAAGACATCCTCCGCGCCAAAGCCAGCGACATCCAGCAAATCGATGGCTTCGGCAACGACCTCGCCAGCACCATCGCCCACTGGAAAAAGCACATCGATCTCGACCGCGAACTGCGCCGCATCCAGGAAGAGAATCTCACCCTTGTCACCCCCGAAGATTCCGTCTATCCCGACCTCCTCAGCGAGATCCACGATCCCCCGCTTCTCCTCTACGTCCGTGGCCAGATCACCGAACGCGACCGCCACGCCGTCTCCATCGTTGGCGTCCGCAACGCCACCGCCTACGGACTTGCCACCGCCAAAAAACTCGCCTTCCAACTCGCCCAAGCTGGCTACACCATCATCAGCGGCCTCGCCCGTGGCATCGACACCGCCGCCCACGAAGGTGCCCTCGCCGCCAAAGGCCGCACCATCGCCGTCATCGGATCCGGCCACGCCAAACTCTACCCGCCCGAAAACGCCGCCCTCGCCGAACGCATCGCCGAAAGCGGGGCCGTCGTCAGCGAATATCCCGTCGACTACCCTCCCGACAAAACCACCTTCCCACAGCGAAATCGCATCGTCAGCGGCTGGAGTTCCGGCACCATTGTCGTCGAAGCCGCCCTGCGCAGCGGCTCTCTCATCACCGCCAATCAAGCCATGGACCAGGGCCGCACCGTCTTCGCCGTCCCCGGCAACATTGACCGCCCCTCCTCCCACGGCTGCAACCATCTCATCCAACAAGGAGCCAAACTCGTCCAGGATGCCTCCGACATCCTTGAAGAATTCAACGTCCTGCCCCTGAACATCATCAGCAGCGCCGACGCCCCCCATGGCGGTCACCGACCCGACCTCAGCGAACAGGAAGCCGTCGTCCACAGCGCCCTCAGCACCGATGAACTCCACATCAACGAGATCGCTCTCGCCACCAACCTCCCCATCGGCACCGTCAGCACCACCCTCATGAAACTCGAAATGAAAAGCCTCGTCCGCGCCCTCCCCGGCAAGTTTTATGTCAGGCTGGTTTAGGCTGAGGCGAGCTCCAACGCCCGCTTCATCCGCTCAATGATCACCTCTTCCGGCTCCAACCCGGTCGAAAACCGGATCAACGACCGGTCTACCCCACAGCTCTCCGCCCACTCCAGCTCATCATAATGAGCCAGCAACGTATAAGGACACGCCAGCGAATAATTCGTCCCCAAGCTCGGCCCTTTGCAGAACTCCATCGCATCATAAACCGAAGGCGTTTTGCTGCGATCCTTCAGCACAAACGAAAGCAAACTTCCGTGCCCGCCATCCGCACGCTGCAGATGGTCATACACCCCGCTCTCATCGGCGATGCTGTGATACACCTTATCCACCGCAGGATGCTCACTTAAAAATTCATACAGTGCCACGCTGTTGCGGCTCATCGTCTTCACCCGTTGCACAAAATCTCGCGAGTTGACCTCCAAGGCCACCGCATCCCCACGCCAAAGTGAATGATCCGCATTCGCCTGCAAAAACGCGGTGAAGTCATCGTGAAACGGCGAATCTCCATTCACGATCACACACCCCGCCAGCACATCCCCCATACCAGAGAACGCCTTCGTCAAACTCGTCGTCACCACGTCCGCCAGCAAAAACGCATCAATGTTCACGCACGTCGCCACCGTATCGTCCACGATCAGCGGCACGTCCTTCTCCTCGACAAAAAGCATCTCCACCACCTTGCGCAAATCCACGCATTTCATCAGCGGATTGCTTGGCACCTCCGCAAAAATTCCCGCCAGCGGTTCCCCTTTCACGATCTCCCGCAGACGCTCAAAATCGTCCTCATCGTTGAACGGCAAAAAGTGCGCTCCGCTGCCGAACTGCTCCTGCAGCTTCAACACATCCACATACGGAAAATCCAGCTGCACCGTTTTTCTTCCCGGCAACAGCGCCGTCAGCATCCGATGCACCGCATAATTCGCCGCCATTCCCGAAGGAAACAGAAACACATCCTCCGGCCTCTGACCCGTGATCCCCGCCAGTCGCTCCTTGATTGTCCTCTGCGCCGCCTCCCCCTCTTCAAACGTCACCGCACTCCCTGATCCCCCAATCCCCGCAGCCGCCTCCGCCTGCCGCGCGCTCACCAACTCTCCACAAAACCGCCAGAACCGCCGCGCCACGTCATACACTTCTTTAGGAAAAACCAAAACCCCCAACTTTTCCGGTCCCCACTCCAGCACCCGCGCCTGCACCCCGGCATGCTTGCGCACATAATCCGATCCTCGTTGCGCATGCACTTCCCTCGGAAAAACCAAAACCTTCTCCCCTGAGCCCGCGCATTCCTTCTCCACCAAATCCATCAACCCCTGCACCAAAGGCGGCACAAAAAAGCGCGGGTATCCACTCTGAAACTTCGACACCACCGCGGGATCTTTTTCCTCATAACCGATCACATGTTCCCACAAAGGCAGGCACACCGAAACTCCGTAGGGAGTTGGCGGAATCGGCAGTCCCAAATCTTCCGCCCGGCACAAAGGATCAACGAACAAATCGCGCATGAGGACCCTCATTCTGCCTCAAATCCCACCGCATGCAAATTCGATCATTTCTTCTCCTCGTCCTCGTTCTCCTACTCGTCCTCCTACTCCCCACACCAAACTCCAAGTCTTTGCAGATCCACCGATTCACCCGAGTCATGTTCCCGCCCTTGACCGCTTCATTCGCAACGCTCTGCCATCAGGAGAGGAGGAGTAAGAGTAAGAGTAGGAGGACGATTCCCCCCTCACTCACTCTCCAGCAGCGACTCAACCAACGCCGAGCCATCCGTCTCGCCGTGCATCACCTCACCGATCACCGGTATATTCAGCGACTCCTCGAGAATCATCCGGTGCGTGATCGACGCCGGATGACGTTCATCGGCCACATGATTCAAAATGATCCCCGCACAGGTCAACCCGCGCGAATGAATCGATCGCGCCGTCAAAATCGTGTGGTTCAACGCCCCCAGCTTGCTGTTCACCACAATCAGCACCGGCAAACCCAGCCGACGCGCAAAATCCGCCACCGTCACCCTCGGCGCCAACGGCACCTCCCAGCCGCCCACCCCCTCCACCAGCACATGCCTATACTCCCCGGCCAGCTCGCGGAAATCCGCATGCAAAGCGTCCAGATCCAGCTTGCGATTTTCAATCAAAGCTCCCGTGTAAGGCGACGCCGGCGTCTTCAAATAAACCGGATTCACCTTGTCCATCGTCATCCCCGGTGCACCCGCTGCCAGCAGCGCCTTGGCATCCTCCCGACTCCCACACGCAAACGGCTTGAACCCCACCGCAGGTCTCCCCGCCTGATTCAACGCCTTCAACAAAAGCGAAACCACATGAGTCTTTCCCACGTCAGAATCCGTGCCCGTCACAAACCAATGCATGCCCCTCCATAATCGGATAACTCCACTCCGGCAACCCGCAAAACGTAGAAGGTCCGTCCCGGGCCTTTCATCTATCCTCCAAGGCCCGGGACGGGCCTTCTACTTTCCCGCCACTTGCAATACCGATCACCCCGCGCTAAATCCCCATCGTGCATCAACCTGCTGCCACCATCATCATCATTACCAAGCTCTCCTGGCTAAAGTCCGGCGGACGGCAGTCGATGTTTGGTTGATGATACCCCTGAAATTTCTCAACCCTCTCATTCTTTCACCTACCCGCCCGCCCGCCACCACCAGCGCGCGGGTTTTTTGTTTTTTATGTCCCTGTCCCTCCGCACCTCCCTCATCACCTTCGCGATCGTCGCCACGAGCTCCCTTTTCTTCTGCTCCAAAGCGATCTTCGTCAAACTTGCCTACCGATACGACCTCGACGCCGTCACCGTCCTCGCCCTGCGCATGGCCATCGCCCTGCCCTTTTTCCTCATCGGCGGCTACCTCAACTCGCGCTCCCGCAAAAACGACACCGTGCCGCTCACCGGAAAAGACTGGCTCCACCTCGCCGCCCTCGGCTTCTGCGGCTGGTATCTCTCCTCCGTGGTCAACTTCATCGGACTCCAGCACGTCAGCGTCAGCCTTGAACGCATGATCCTTTACACCTACCCCTCGCTGGTCGTCATCGGCTCCGTGCTGTTCCTAGGCAAACCCATGCGCGCCCGCATCATCATCGCCATGCTCGTTTCCTACCTCGGCATCGTCATCGCTTATCAAGCCGAAGCCACCAGCCATCTCGGCCAAAACAACAACACCCTGCTCGGTGCCACCCTCATCTTCATCAGCGCCGTCACCTACGCCATCTTTGTCCTCCTCAGCGGACAGATGGTCAAACGCATCGGCCCCACGCGCTTCACCTCCTGCGTCGTCGGCTTCTCCGCCGTCTTCGTGCTCATCCACTTCGCCCTCACCCATCCGATCTCCGCCCTCACCAACCTTCCGCCCGGTGCCTACGGCTGCGGAGTGCTCCTCGCCATCCTCGGCACCGTCATCCCCTCCTACCTCTTCGGCATCGGCATCCAACGCGCCGGTTCTCAAGCCTTCGCCATCATCGGCATGATCGGTCCCCTCGGCACCGTCGTTCTCGCTTGGTTCCTCCTCGGCGAAACCATCAACCCCATCCAGGTCCTCGGTCTCCTCCTCACCCTCGCAGGCGGCGTCGCCGTCAGCTTGGTGAAATCATAAAATTCATCCTTTCGCCTTCATCCTTTATCCTTGTGAAGCCCCCCACCACTCCGTCAACGTCGCCAAATCTCCCTTCGTCGCCGCAATCGCCTTCTCGAGATACCCCTCCTCCTTTACCGACCCCTTCAAATATTCCACGTGCAGCGACACCGGTCCGGTCCACTTCAACTTCTTCAACTCCTCCACATACCCCTTGCCGACCACCCCATCCTTGAGCGGGCAATCCTGAAACTTTCCGCCCTCCATCGGCTTGAAATTTTTGAAGTAATACGCCCCCACATTTTCCTTCACCAACGCCAGCTCCAGCGGCCACGATTTCCCCCCTTCAATCATCGCATGCATGATGTCGAAAGCGAACGACATCTGCTCCACCGGATACTCCCGCAACACTCCATAAGCATCCCACACCGGTGCCCCAAAATACTCCTTGCCCGAGTGATTCTGATACATCGCCCCAATGCCAATCTCCTTGCTCAACGCCGCCAGATCCTTGATCGCCGGCTTCCATTCCTCCACCTGATCCCAGATCGGTTTCTTCAAATCATACCGGAAATAATTCATCCGGTAATGCATCACCCCCAGCGCCTTCGCCGTGCGCAACACCTTTTCCGTGTGCTGCTCCTCATTCACTGCATTGATCCCCGTCGTCAGCATCGTCAACGTCAGCCCGCGATCCTTCAACACCGCCGCCAGCTTCGGCAAATCCTCCTCCACCCGTTCCGGCTCCACATGCCCGCCCTTGCGCACCGGTGCATCCACACCCTTCACGCCCGTCGCCACAATCGCATCCGCCAGCCGCTCAAAATCCAACCCCTGAAAATGTTTCGTAAACACCGACACCATCGGCATCTCACCCGCTCCTTCGCCCTCAGCCGCCCGAACTCCCTCGACTCCGCCCAAAAGCGCCCCACCCGTCGCCAAAACCGAACGCCCCAAAAACCCACGCCGCGAAAAATTCTTCGTCATCATATTCATCACTCAAACACAACGCCCCCAATCCCGTCAATCTCGCCAGCAATTCATCAACCACAGCAGGACACCGACAGATCAATCAGAGCGAAACTATTCGTGTAAATTTGTGTCCATTCGTGGTTCCCTGAGTTTTAATCACGAATGGACACAAATTCACACGAATCCTAACCACAGCATCTAAGAATATCTGTGTTCATCTGTGTCCATCTGTGGTTAAAAAGAAAACCCCTGTTTGTCCACCCACCCCCAAACCCCCATGAATCTCAGAATCCACGACCTCCCCGAAAACGACCGTCCCCGCGAACGCCTTCTTGAACTCGGTGCCCGCACCCTCACCAACGCCGAACTCCTCGCCATCTTCATCAACACCGGAGCCAAAGGCGAAAACGCCATCCAGATGGCCCAGCGTCTCCTCCAGCAATACCGGACCCTCCGCCACCTCTCCACCCGCAGCGGCAAGGAACTCGTCCAACAATTTCGCGGACTCGGCCCCGCCAAAGCCGCCCACATCGCCGCCGCCTTCGAACTCGGCCGCCGCGCCTCACAGGAAGAAGTCCGCGAGCAACCCATGGACAACCCCGCCCTCATCCATCAATACCTCGGCGGCGACATGGCCCGACTCGGACACGAAACCGTGCGCATCCTGCTGCTCAACACCCGCATGCATCTCACTCACGATGAAGTCATCTTC encodes:
- a CDS encoding PLP-dependent transferase codes for the protein MRDLFVDPLCRAEDLGLPIPPTPYGVSVCLPLWEHVIGYEEKDPAVVSKFQSGYPRFFVPPLVQGLMDLVEKECAGSGEKVLVFPREVHAQRGSDYVRKHAGVQARVLEWGPEKLGVLVFPKEVYDVARRFWRFCGELVSARQAEAAAGIGGSGSAVTFEEGEAAQRTIKERLAGITGQRPEDVFLFPSGMAANYAVHRMLTALLPGRKTVQLDFPYVDVLKLQEQFGSGAHFLPFNDEDDFERLREIVKGEPLAGIFAEVPSNPLMKCVDLRKVVEMLFVEEKDVPLIVDDTVATCVNIDAFLLADVVTTSLTKAFSGMGDVLAGCVIVNGDSPFHDDFTAFLQANADHSLWRGDAVALEVNSRDFVQRVKTMSRNSVALYEFLSEHPAVDKVYHSIADESGVYDHLQRADGGHGSLLSFVLKDRSKTPSVYDAMEFCKGPSLGTNYSLACPYTLLAHYDELEWAESCGVDRSLIRFSTGLEPEEVIIERMKRALELASA
- a CDS encoding DMT family transporter; this translates as MSLSLRTSLITFAIVATSSLFFCSKAIFVKLAYRYDLDAVTVLALRMAIALPFFLIGGYLNSRSRKNDTVPLTGKDWLHLAALGFCGWYLSSVVNFIGLQHVSVSLERMILYTYPSLVVIGSVLFLGKPMRARIIIAMLVSYLGIVIAYQAEATSHLGQNNNTLLGATLIFISAVTYAIFVLLSGQMVKRIGPTRFTSCVVGFSAVFVLIHFALTHPISALTNLPPGAYGCGVLLAILGTVIPSYLFGIGIQRAGSQAFAIIGMIGPLGTVVLAWFLLGETINPIQVLGLLLTLAGGVAVSLVKS
- the bioD gene encoding dethiobiotin synthase encodes the protein MHWFVTGTDSDVGKTHVVSLLLKALNQAGRPAVGFKPFACGSREDAKALLAAGAPGMTMDKVNPVYLKTPASPYTGALIENRKLDLDALHADFRELAGEYRHVLVEGVGGWEVPLAPRVTVADFARRLGLPVLIVVNSKLGALNHTILTARSIHSRGLTCAGIILNHVADERHPASITHRMILEESLNIPVIGEVMHGETDGSALVESLLESE
- a CDS encoding glycine zipper domain-containing protein; amino-acid sequence: MKKQITLLAVSLTAAFSFASCSSGPNARTGTVIGALGGAAAGGIIGHQSGRGLEGAAIGAGAGAIGGNVIGGAQDQRNERYYRRSARRSYY
- the dprA gene encoding DNA-processing protein DprA — protein: MTSTHARLALNLLPKIGPIRVQRLLEVFGTPEDILRAKASDIQQIDGFGNDLASTIAHWKKHIDLDRELRRIQEENLTLVTPEDSVYPDLLSEIHDPPLLLYVRGQITERDRHAVSIVGVRNATAYGLATAKKLAFQLAQAGYTIISGLARGIDTAAHEGALAAKGRTIAVIGSGHAKLYPPENAALAERIAESGAVVSEYPVDYPPDKTTFPQRNRIVSGWSSGTIVVEAALRSGSLITANQAMDQGRTVFAVPGNIDRPSSHGCNHLIQQGAKLVQDASDILEEFNVLPLNIISSADAPHGGHRPDLSEQEAVVHSALSTDELHINEIALATNLPIGTVSTTLMKLEMKSLVRALPGKFYVRLV
- the miaA gene encoding tRNA (adenosine(37)-N6)-dimethylallyltransferase MiaA gives rise to the protein MSPIYLVGPTASGKSALAIALANHLDGEIVNADAFQLYQGMPICTAQPSASDFAQAPHHLYAVLPAEQTCDAARYADLARPIIQQIQDRGRTPLIVGGSGLYLKALTHGLSDLPSDPTLRETLAAFTTEERVAQLLALDPQSAETVNLRNDRYVSRALEICLLTGQPQSQLRQAWKIQSAPTFTGLILQWPRPGLNDRILQRTRAMISAGLLEEISALPSLSTTAARAIGIREVQSHLRGELTLDETITAIEIATRQYARRQEKWFRRESGFIPLPVDHTHTPDQILQTALAALKLKS
- a CDS encoding pyridoxal-phosphate dependent enzyme, with amino-acid sequence MSAESLPLDRRLRQEILFARERVYRFGQPTPLERLILPGPEPAPEIWVKREDCASVKSYKWRGACNFMASLAPEQTACGVVTASAGNHAQGVALVAQALGIRARVYMPRSTPRVKQQAVRHHGGEWVEIILSGDSYDEAVTAARADEASTGSLYVQAYDDLKVMAGQGTLADEVVLSGHGPFDAALLQIGGGGMAAGVSTWLKTYWPNIEIIGVEGNGQNSMQVALEQGHPVALDRVDIFCDGTAVRKAGELPFEICRDTIDRMELVTNAEVSHAIRVLWETLRCISEPSGAMGLAAVIKNRAALAGKRVLIVLSGANIDFRQLGLIAQTDGDTHTRTLRVRIPEQAGSMLALIDRCFAGLNINDFQYGKLNAEEAWPIFTISADKPEVLQCLPAVLDAAGYQWQDLTNAIDVTFRAIPLRGDLLQSPAFLRLDFYERTGALHDFLSQLVRDHASICYFNYRQTGERIGRALLGLDFNSATQRDHFLSTIPEQGEGYRSCKRIDQDALERLIGR
- the aroB gene encoding 3-dehydroquinate synthase, giving the protein MPASHTVRVDLAERSYDILVGKNLLAQSGPLATDLLNRKKCAVVTDSNVAPLYAQIVLDSLTSVGITPTLITVPAGEPSKSMAVVEDINRQMLRAGLDRKAFLIALGGGVIGDLAGFVASIFLRGIPFIQIPTTVLSQVDSSVGGKTGVNTPEGKNLIGTFSQPALVLADTATLATLPPREYREGFAEIIKHAAIRDAAMFDLITKTATDSTLLPDLIARNVAIKARIVEADEHELNGTRALLNFGHTLGHAIEATAGYGQLFHGEAISLGMIAATHLSVQHSGLPLSDAEEIFALLKLYQLPTQLPSSLLTDPILKHMQHDKKFSEGQIRFVLLRDLGEAFLTKDLTLAHLTSALEHLRS
- a CDS encoding RNA recognition motif domain-containing protein, with amino-acid sequence MSEYNNNAGDRPQGRGRSNRRPGGPRSSSSRSSSGSGRGGFRPSRKPPEPTGLQKFLTMITFGLYKPQSVAQVRSSSSSQTGSSNREPGPIARSDRDARDAARREGRESRRDGREREGRGDRDSRDRDREGRPPRSSQVSTEVLNERLYVGNLSYDATESDLFELFAGSGSVKNSEVVVNSRTQRSKGFAFVTMMTLDGAKKAVTDLNGKDFMGRPLIVGGAKPMPPREERGDRDRGERSDRDERSERSEPEERRPTDDEIEESRDKAEESESSSPQAVA